In Mastomys coucha isolate ucsf_1 unplaced genomic scaffold, UCSF_Mcou_1 pScaffold9, whole genome shotgun sequence, the genomic window CACTACCTTTAAAGCAAAGGCCTGGTGATAATGCACCAACAGTGACTGTATGAGATTGTGTTTTCCAAAAATGAGGTTTACTAAGTCATTTAAAACTGAAGAGCCACTCAAAAAGGCCACTATTTAAAAGTCAGATGTGTCAAGAAACTGATACAGGAAGGTAGGAAGATGCAGGCCAGTCTGGCATACCTACCAAGACCCCacctcaaaaactgaaaaaaagaaaataagccaaaaaaaataataggaaagtGAATATACAAGACAGTTTAATAAGAATTTAACAGAACATACCTGAATGCAGCATCCAAGCCAGATGCTTTGGGCCTGGGCTCTGCTCATATGATATTGCTTGTACGAGCATTCCAGCTCCAATCATGGCTGCAAAGGTTGCACCAATTGTCTGGAAGACACACATTAAGAGAAACAGATCCTTAAAGGAGAGGCCCACACATTCAAGTACAAATAGTCACTATGAAGAATACTAAACTGAATCCTGTTACTTTATCCAGCATACTCGGGTTTCTGTTTCTAGATCCTTTCAGCATTGACTACATTATCAAGAGCGCCCTCTACTGCCACAGACATCATTTCCAATctgacaggaaaataaaacaactggGTTTTGTGGAggatgaaaaccaaacaaaataaatggatgCTGAAAACCATACTGGATTATACCTCACTTTTTTTTATGGAGAAACAATGACTAAAAACTGCTTCCTACACAGTTTGTTCATGGCAATTCCTAGTTGTTTATCTcaattgtatatttttctttcaagatccTAGTAATTTTGCTTTTTACCTTTCCACATTTTACATCTTAGTGATACTGAATGGGTAGGATTGAAAAAATGCTCCAAAACCTCATGTTTCCTTAACTGTATCCACTGTGCTTTTAAGAATtcattgtggggctggagagatggctcagtggttaagagcactgactgttcttccagaggtctgagttcaattcctagcaaccacatagtggctcacaaccatctgtatataCTCTTCTgaggtgtgtgtctgaagatagctattgtgtactcatataaataaaaataaataatatttaaaaaaagaattcattgtgAGGCACACTTTTAATTTTAACACTTGGGAGGCccaggcagatgaatctctgaattTAAGGTCTGCGTGGTCTACACACTATGTTCTACGACGACTAGGAACTTGCCTCAAGAAAACCAATGCCAGTCTTGCTACAAACTGAGTTCTATGACAGTCAAGGCTGatagaagaccttgtctcaaaaaccaaccaaccaaccaaccaaccaaccaaccaaccaaccaaccaaccaaccaaccaaataaacaaaaaacaaaaataaaagaaaaccaaaccaaaccaaaccaaaccaaacccaacccaacccaacccatcctggaagagcagtgagctaAGTCAGCAGATAAATTTCTGACTGAGCTTCAAATGCAAACCTGAGGTCCTGTGTTCATCCTCAAAATccacagaagcagaaaggagagaaccaacttcacacAGCTGtgctctaacctccacatgcaagCCATTAGCACTTATGTACATATCATAAATACACAAGACACATTCATACACCTTCCTTACTACGTGACTGAATTACGTATCTCAGAAGCTTTTCTAGTAGGCACTTTGCACAACAGTGGCAGTTATCTGTCATATCCCAAAGTCACTTGAAAGATGTTAGGTCTCATACCTggaacaaatggctgaggtgcctacttaacatatcaaagtggaccaTCAGGTTCTCCCTGCATCCCCAAGTCCCCACCTGTTACTGAGCCCTCCTGGCTAACACACTCTGTCCCCTACCCTAAACCCTCAAGCCAGGGGGCtgggctgctgctcttcctacataatccagacattttacCCACCCTCTTTGTAGCTGGTTCCCTTCTCTCAGTTCTCCTTTTCCCCATATGTCTCAAGGTCATGACCCTTGACATATGGACATCTTCCAGATGTTCTTGCCTCTGACTATGCTATTCTATATATCTACAACAAACTTTCTCCTCTacgtttcctttcctttcctttttttttttttaaattcaagagAAACTGCCTCCCTGCCTATTTGTAtcagctccttccttcctgtatggtctacctcttctcttttcttttttctttttttctccccgagacagggtttctctgagtagccctggctgtcctggaactcaccctgtagaccaggctggcctcgaactcagaaatccacctacctctgcctcccaagtgctgggattaaaggcgtgtgccactactgcccggcttctaCCTATTTTCTTAACTATTCTTAGTAGCATAGTGGCATTTTGCTACAGTGGCTAAGGTCTTACCACAGAGCTTTCTTGTAGTCTTTGGTattgtagttttatatatattttaatatttcagacTACTGCTTTATATGTTGTGCATAACTTTAAATTACTCACCTGATTCCAACTGGCTTTCCATGAGAACTCACTTTCACTTATTCTTTGCCTTCATGAATCCTTAGGCTAGGAGATGCTATATTATATTACCATAAGGATTCTCATCTTATTCAAGGCACAGGAAATATGGATTCCAAACTTATAGTGCTGGGTTCCCTGTACAGTGCACTTTGGATCTCCACCACAGAGCAGCACAACCCATATCTGAAATCATACCATGCTAGCTAGTGGTAAAGAGCTGGCCTAGAATGTGCTGAGCTACATAGGTTTGGTTCTTGATACagggaagaaaaatatattactaAACATATGTGAGAAAGGGAGAGGCCATTAAATGGAAGAACACTGCATCATTTTCAAGTATGTGTTTTAATAGGTTTAAGAGATAGAAACTGAACTTAGGGGCATTCTTCCTATTTAGCAGCAGATAGAAAATAACTTCTATTTTGTACCCACTTgctgaaaaataaagtaaaagcaaATTCATCTTGCAGATCAGTGTGAAATTCCTGTCCCCAAAGCCCAAGCTTTCTGCATTGTTACAAGAAATTAATATAGTGCCGTTGACATATATTAATGATCTTACTTAAGAAATCTTTTGATCTTTatacaaaaaagcaacaaaagaaatcaaacatcCAGGATCATCTTCCCCACAAAAACAGCAAGTAACTAACTTACCACCCAAGAGCCTGTCATCATGAAGTTCATGAGAGCAGGTGTTCTGGCTACTGCCAAGGCAGACAAAGCTGTTAAACCAATACTTCCTGCTAAGTACATGTAAGTAGAATGAATTCTATCCTTCACATACTGAGGCCAAATTCTGTAAAAAATGTGACAAGGTTAGCTCACAGAAGTATGGGTATAAATTCTGACTAAATCATTCATTAGATACAAAAGACTCTAGGATAAATGACTTTAATGGCCTCAACCTTATTTACTATGGAACTAGTAAttaatggtggtgatgatgatgatggtaagaGTTTATGCAGTCCTGCCTGgactctacttcccaagtgctgggattaaaggcatgcactatcatCCTTGGCTATGATCGAAATAAGAATGGACATCTTAGAGCTGTGGAAGATTAAATGACATAAACCATACAttacatataaaaacacataaaactgggggctggagagacggctctgtggttaagagcactggctgctcttccagaggtccagagttcaattcccagtaaccacatggtggctcacaaccatctgtaatgatgccctcttctggcacacaggtgtatTATGCAGATagaatactcataaaataaataaatcttttaaagaaacacataaaaaccaatacacataaaaaaccaatacattttcttcttgtctGAATATATAACCTTGGTAAAAGATTCTTATTTAGGCTTGAATAAATCTATGACTAATGAACAAAAGAGACTCTATACATTCATGCATATTACAAATGGGAACCAGGCAAGGCATTCCAAAAGTGACTAGAGACTAAATGGGAAGAGAGCAGGAACCTTTACTCGAAGGAAGGATTTTGGTTGTGTGGGGAACACTTTACTTACACAGCCTTTTCAATGGCTCCAATCTCATTAGACATTCCCAAGCCATAGTAGCACAGCGCTCCAAGACCAACTGCTGCTCCTCCAGCAACAAACCACCTTCCCATTTGATCAACTGCAAGCACAGCAACAAACACAGGCTAGAATCAGCACATTTCAACTAAATTAAAGTCCTGAGGTAATGATTCAAAATATTCAGGAGGGGAACAAATTATAACTATTTCTTCATGGTAGTCACACTGGGGATACAGATAGGAGACCAAAGGACAATCCTGAAACAAATGCACAACACTACAAAGAATAGAGGGGCAGTTTGACAAAGAGGTCCACCCACACAACTGTTAAGGCGCTTGAGAGACAGAGCAAAAGATCATGAGTTTCAGCCTCGCAGCTGGATTTACACAGTAAGAACATGTCTTAGATGAATAAATACTCaacaaatgagagagaaatgGCACCAATCATTCATTCCACACTGTGCTAAGGTATTAACCCAGGTGAAGCTTTATGTCGCTCTAgagaaccaacaaagaaaaatgctATTGTTTATGTACCCAACAAAGGGGCAGACATTCCTGCcctaaaatattgaaaatttatCAACTCTACTGAGGCATCTATCTTACTCTCTGCAACTTAAATTTGTTCATTAAAAATGTTACTGGAAAATCCTAATTTCTTCTCTGTGGTCAAGCCTCTCATCAAAAAGCAATGCCTTGAATGATACTGATTAGGGCTCTCCTCAATGCATAATATGGTGACACTTCCAAAACTATTAAGTACGGTGCTTCTGTTTAAGTAGTTTAGGCAAGATTAGCAATCTGGCAGTTTGGTTTCAGAATCTTCAAAGTTAAGATCCAAACTTTGAATCAAAATTACTTCATTAAAAAGAATGCCTTCGGgctagcaggatggctcagtggttaagagcactgactgctctcttctgaaggtcctaagttgaaatcccagcaaccacatggtggctcataaccatccaatgtacttacatataataaataaatcttaaaaaaaaaaaaaaaaaaaaaaggaagaatgctTTCCAAGGGGCTGCAGatatggctctgtagttaagagccctttgttactctttcagaggacctgagttcagttcccagtatccacttCAGGTGGCATGcaatcacctataactctagtcccaCCTATAACTAGTCTCAGGAGAGCAGATattatcttctggcctctgtgggcatcagcaTACACCTGACAGAtggtcacacagacacacacatgaataaacagAAACTGACATTCACAAATATGTACTTGAATGAAGATTCTAAATAACTTGAAATAAACTTCCTGAACAGGCTCTACCATTTAAGATGACAGGAAGATAATAAATTTGGTTTTTCTAAAACTGGTAAATCTTAATATAATCAGGAGCCATGAAAATCAATGCAAAGCACCAATTTTGGGGGGGTTATCGGATTCCCAAAAATAAAGTATAACTTTTCTTgcacaaaatacatatatacatgtttgaatatattttcagGAAGTTGTTTGTGGACTAAACACATGCACAGGCTTCACATTAAATACTGAAATTCCAcctacttttaaagattttttccaCTGATGGTTCCAAGGCTGCCTCTTTCAGTTCTTGGCCAGTTTTCCCACGGTGGGTCCTAATTCTTGTCTTGGTGGCATATTCCTGACATAGACAAAAAGACAAACCATCcagagcaacaacaaaacagaggATCTTTTTACACTAATGTAGCATGGGCATAAAATTTACCTAATATATTAGATGTGGGAAAGGTGTAGGATCCCTCTTAAAGCATTTGTGATAAGGAGGGACTGGAATGATGTAAACCGGCAAGGATAAAGCTCCCTGGAACCTTCACTGTTGCTTTGGTAAATCACTGGTACAGTAAGTACCTAGTGAGCAAGCTACTCCCAAGCAGTGAAACTCACAGGACAGCCCACTatcagccaccaccaccaccaaattcTACAACAGAAAACCTGCATGGGGTGGAAATCCATATGGGAAAAGCATTCTTTACCCTGCTGGGTGTTAAGAGCCATTGGTTCTTTGTGATGGAATTCTTCACAAGTGGAGAGGCCTTGGTGATGAAAGTGGGCTGGAACACCCTGGAAGGTAGTGCCCGGAGACACACAAGCCTTGCAGCCAACATGGTGGGTGATACACCGGCTTACTAAGCAGATCTGAAATGCTAGTGAGAAAGGTAGAGGGgaaaaattaagttaattaagAAGGGAGCATAGTAGCAAAAATCAGAAGAAACTAAatttcaataggaaaaaaaaaaatcagaacagtggcctcattaatttttaatgttatatcCTACCCTTGTTCCTTCTAACTCATGAAATCTAGTTTGGAATGGGCAGCCAATGATATAAACCCAAGTTTGGGCAGATATATGTAACACAGAATGAATGTTATTATATTGACACAATCACAGATTTTACTATAGGAGCTCTGCCTGATATTTACACTGTCATTCAATGAGTAAAAGTTAATGAATCTGTGTAACTTTTCAGCACAAGAAAAACATCATCCAGAGAAAAGATGAGTAAACTACTGAGCCTAAAGACTATCAACAACCCCCAGGCATTAAGAGCATACCAAACAGGTCAAATGTTACTGCACTTTAAGATTCCACAGACACAGTCACATTAATTTATTCCACTACGAGACattcaattaaaacaaacataatTACCCAGCCAGGCTTCCCTGTTAAAACTCTTTCTGGtagtcttttttttgttgttgtttgtttttcgagacagggcttggctgttctggaactcactctagaccaggctggcctcgaactcagaaatccacctgtctctgcctcccaagtgcctggtaGTCTTAATAGGGTAACCTCTGCCGCCAACACTCTAAAACTGAATTGGCTCAGCTCCAGGAAGAATATACAGATAAAGAGTTAAACGCACGTCTAATGCTAAAGACACATTTCTGGCCAATGAGTCGTTATGAATTTTAGGCAAGTGATTTGTATTTCCGCCTTCTCcccatttgtaaaatatataaatacaagaaaactGGACCAAAACAGCTTTTTGACGACAGTGCCTTGGGACTTTGAAATCGCCCAAGATTTACCCTAAAACTCCAGGAATGTGACGAAGTTTTAACTAGCACCTCCAAAGTTAAGGACTTCCGGAACTATGAAGTGCACCCAACTCTAGGCATCTGACCTTGCGGAAAAAACCGTGAGCCCTTCTGGCACTTTCATGCCATTACATCATCTCAACCTATCGATTCAGCTTACTGACCCGAACAGAGCCTAGTCTGAGTGGCCTTATGTCGTGGTACAGCCAAGAGGGTTTTCGGCCACATATTTAAGTGCAGGTTGTGGACCTCTGAAACCGGGCCCTGGGCTGGGTCAGTATGAACTACGGCCGACCTAACTTAGGTTTAACAATGCCGACTAACGCTTCCTTGAGCTTGAGTGTTCGGATGCACTCGGTCCTTCCCTCCCACCGCTAGCCCGCAGCCTCCGAGTCCACGCACACGCACCACCCCACGGTACCCGAGCCCCGTCAGCTAGGGCGCTCGCGTGGACCCCCCAAGCGGCTGACTCAGCATCTCCCTGCCCCGGGAGATGTAGAGAGAGGACGCGAGGACAAGCCCGGCCTTCCCGCCCCGCCCGTAGCAGGCAGCCCAGATCCCGCGGTGCCGACACCCGTCACGAGCACTGAGATTCTCAGGCCTCCCGAGGTAGTACCTCAGCTCCGGTCACCTCTACCACGCGGCTCCCTTCCGGGCCACCCAAACTGAGAGCGTGGGACCCCCCCCTCTGCCCGCTCCTCCGCAAACGCGCGAGTCACCGCGTCACGCAATATCCGGACCAAAGGTAAATAGTACAAGCAGCCAATCAAGAGCAGGCTTCTAACGGAAGGGCGGGCGCAGTGGCGAAGGCGGGTCTTGGTTTGGAGACTGGACCAATGGAAGTTTGTGGTTCGAAAACGTCACAGTCAGCGTCCATTCTGGGTCTGGGTAACGAAGCCAACTCTGGCATTTTAGCTTTTGGCAGCTGCGTTGTGCTCCTTCGCGGCCAATAGGTGTAAGAACATGGGAGGTGGACTGGTTGGCACCGCACTCCTTGAATCCCACCttttgggaggcaggtggatcgctttgagctcaaggccagcctagaattACTTTTGTTATTGGATTTAGCTTTAACAATGAATTTTCACATTTAAGTTGGATTTTAGTCTATTTAAGAGTCATTCATAAAACACGTTTTATGCCTAGAGTAATTAGCTTGGGGTAATCGTAGAGTCGCGATGGCTGACACGAAATTAACCACCCTTAGAGGTATAATTTAGTCAGACTTTGGTTAATTGCTTAATTTTTATCACTGCTGAGGCTGTGGCTAGGCAGGGTGTCTTGAGCTATGTGTGATGTACTTGATACGCTCTCCTTTTAATTCATTATGCAAATGTTAAGGGATTTGATACTGGTTTAGTGAGCTTTCCATGTATTAATTTACTTTGAATTAATTATAAGGCCAGGACCAAACCTTTTGTATTTATGGAATGAAAGAATCCACCTAAGCATTTTCAGTACTTTACTATAGCTATTAAGCTACATGAactatgtataaatatatcaataCACAAAATTAACTTGAGCATTTTAGTAGTTTGTTTTTATGACTtaggattaattttttttatatgtactGAAAATTAAGCCTTAACTTTATAGGAACTTTTAGAAGTAAGATGGATAGGTAAGCAATCATTGGTTGAGTTTCTTGTTTTGGGGGATTAGCAAGAAAATAATGCCAAGGGTCTACATAATAGTGAGTTTCAGAGTGGCCAGAGTAACACAGTGAGACCTAGTCTGCAGCAGGGGTTAGGGGTGGGGGATAGTGTCAAAATTGaataacatttctttaattgcCATAAAAACATTCTTACCAAAtgtggcatttttgtttttaatcagagCCAACTTGTTTCTTGAGTCTACTATAAATGGTTGGTGAGATCTAGAGGAGTTCAtttcctagtttttcttttttgtttttgccttttgacctatcaatgatatttttgtttgttttcaagctTCAGGCTCCACTTGAGTAACAGAATACATACAAACCACTCTTCTTATGTTGATTTTTTGTGAAGGCTACTGAAATGCCTCggtagaaaataatttattacaaTAAGAGATgtggttcatagcagccttatttataatagccagaacctggaaacaacccagatgtccctcaacagaggagNNNNNNNNNNNNNNNNNNNNNNNNNNNNNNNNNNNNNNNNNNNNNNNNNNNNNNNNNNNNNNNNNNNNNNNNNNNNNNNNNNNNNNNNNNNNNNNNNNNNNNNNNNNNNNNNNNNNNNNNNNNNNNNNNNNNNNNNNNNNNNNNNNNNNNNNNNNNNNNNNNNNNNNNNNNNNNNNNNNNNNNNNNNNNNNNNNNNNNNNNNNNNNNNNNNNNNNNNNNNNNNNNNNNNNNNNNNNNNNNNNNNNNNNNNNNNNNNNNNNNNNNNNNNNNNNNNNNNNNNNNNNNNNNNNNNNNNNNNNNNNNNNNNNNNNNNNNNNNNNNNNNNNNNNNNNNNNNNNNNNNNNNNNNNNNNNNNNNNNNNNNNNNNNNNNNNNNNNNNNNNNNNNNNNNNNNNNNNNNNNNNNNNNNNNNNNNNNNNNNNNNNNNNNNNNNNNNNNNNNggagctcagccctgtgaaagttctgtgccccagtgtaggggaatgccagggccaataagtgggagaagatggggtggcaggcatggcgaagtgggaggcaacaggggtttgtttttgtttgtttctttgttttttggaggggaaactgggaatggagaaatttacatgtaaataaagaaaaatatctaaaaaaaaagaaaaagaaaatggagggaaggagaaaaagtaacatgtcagctgaaaaaaaaaaaacaataagagatgtgtctcttttatttttgtttaagagCCTGACCTTTAATGCTTGAGCTATCTCTGCACCCCAAGAGATATTTCTTGGTGTCCATGAAAAGAACGCCCTCCCACAACTATAGATAGAATCAAACCAAGAATACTTCCAGTGTTGCACAAAGGAATACACAAACAAAGTGAAAGTAGATCACTATGgcaatttattttttgtaaaaaaaaaaaaaaaaaaaaaaaaaagtatgcgtgaaggtttatatgtgtttgtcccagggagtggcacagttaggaggtgtagccttgttgggataggtgtgtcactgtgggcatgttCTTTGATAGCCTAGTCCTAgttacctggaagccagtattctgctagcagccttcagatgaagatgtagaactctcagttcctcctgcacctcGCCTGCCTATATGgtgccatgttctcaccttgatgttaatggactgaacttctgaacccataagccagccccaattaaatgttgtccttataagagttgccttggtcattgtgtctgctcactgcagtaaaaccctaacccaGACAGTGTGCAACAATCTAAACCAGGACAGTGAGCGTATCGGGACAGGAAGTTCACTTGGGTTTTACTCTAACATCAGGGATGATTCTGTCTTTTCCCCATTGACTGGGACCCACCTC contains:
- the Ghitm gene encoding growth hormone-inducible transmembrane protein; this encodes MLAARLVCLRALPSRVFQPTFITKASPLVKNSITKNQWLLTPSREYATKTRIRTHRGKTGQELKEAALEPSVEKIFKIDQMGRWFVAGGAAVGLGALCYYGLGMSNEIGAIEKAVIWPQYVKDRIHSTYMYLAGSIGLTALSALAVARTPALMNFMMTGSWVTIGATFAAMIGAGMLVQAISYEQSPGPKHLAWMLHSGVMGAVVAPLTIIGGPLLLRAAWYTAGIVGGLSTVAMCAPSEKFLNMGAPLGVGLGLVFVSSLGSMFLPPTSVAGATLYSVAIYGGLVLFSMFLLHDTQKVIKRAEITPMYGAQKYDPINSMLTIYMDTLNIFMRVAAMLATGSNRKK